Proteins from a genomic interval of Haemorhous mexicanus isolate bHaeMex1 chromosome Z, bHaeMex1.pri, whole genome shotgun sequence:
- the SMIM15 gene encoding small integral membrane protein 15, whose protein sequence is MFDIKAWAEYIVEWAAKDPYGFLTTVILALTPLFVISAALSWKLAKMIEARERELKKKQKRQENIAKAKRTKKD, encoded by the coding sequence atgtTCGATATTAAGGCTTGGGCCGAGTACATCGTGGAGTGGGCTGCCAAGGACCCCTACGGCTTTCTCACAACCGTGATCTTGGCTCTGACACCGCTGTTTGTCATTAGTGCGGCGCTGTCATGGAAGCTTGCAAAAATGATTGAGGCCCGGGAACGAGAGctgaagaagaaacagaaacGCCAGGAGAACATTGCAAAGGCCAAACGAACAAAGAAGGATTAA